A genomic window from Punica granatum isolate Tunisia-2019 chromosome 2, ASM765513v2, whole genome shotgun sequence includes:
- the LOC116193679 gene encoding anthocyanidin 3-O-glucosyltransferase 7-like has protein sequence MGRWLCITRKEEERKEMLGCWHEGTAAEKRKVRKGQASCWLPCCRRDRRKKEKKKKKKKKRGKVNDGDGQASYFRVNMRRMRGERVTGQLVRMGLQRLQVRAEDRERKAGQQTKVWSCCREDQRASCGAGCEHKVLDFIPGFSNTKCRDLPDGIVFEDFNLPFARMLHRMSKTLHRATAVAVNSFDEAVNSFEVPKVPKHWSLYSGFSSSQNFTDGLIEKVMERGKIVPWAPHLVVLRHRLVGVFVTHCGWNSLVESIAGGVMLIGRPFLGDQPLNRSTMEDEWNIEVGVEGGVFTKEGTVRALKLILCSEGGKRMRERVGLL, from the exons ATGGGCCGTTGGCTGTGCATTACtaggaaggaagaagaaagaaaagaaatgcttGGGTGCTGGCATGAGGGGACAGCCGCAGAGAAGAGGAAGGTGAGGAAAGGTCAGGCAAGTTGCTGGCTTCCATGCTGCCGAAGAGacaggaggaagaaggagaagaagaagaagaagaagaagaagagggggaAGGTCAATGATGGAGATGGACAAGCTAGTTACTTCAGAGTTAACATGAGGAGAATGAGAGGAGAGAGGGTCACGGGACAATTGGTGAGGATGGGTTTGCAGAGGCTGCAGGTTCGGGCAGAGGACAGAGAGAGGAAAGCTGGCCAACAGACCAAGGTATGGTCATGTTGCAGAGAAGATCAGAGGGCCT CTTGTGGCGCAGGATGTGAACACAAAGTCCTTGACTTCATTCCAGGATTTTCAAACACTAAGTGCAGGGACCTGCCTGATGGTATAGTGTTTGAAGACTTCAACTTGCCGTTTGCCCGGATGCTTCACAGGATGAGCAAAACTCTGCATCGAGCGACCGCTGTAGCCGTTAACTCCTTCGATGAAGCCGTTAACTCCTTCGAAGTTCCAAAAGTACCTAAGCATTGGTCCCTTTATTCTGGCTTCTCCTCCTCC CAAAATTTTACGGATGGATTGATTGAGAAAGTGATGGAAAGGGGGAAGATCGTGCCCTGGGCACCGCATCTGGTCGTCCTAAGACACAGGTTGGTGGGGGTGTTTGTGACGCACTGCGGGTGGAACTCTCTGGTGGAGAGCATCGCAGGCGGGGTCATGTTGATAGGAAGGCCATTCTTGGGAGATCAGCCGCTGAACCGTAGCACAATGGAGGATGAATGGAACATCGAGGTCGGGGTGGAAGGCGGTGTGTTCACAAAAGAAGGAACTGTGAGAGCTCTTAAGCTGATCTTGTGCTCAGAAGGTGGGAAGAGAATGAGAGAGAGGGTCGGTTTGTTATAG
- the LOC116195025 gene encoding probable caffeoyl-CoA O-methyltransferase At4g26220, which translates to MSTAPKKKEMESTIEGAAMPNAVILQSEGLHEYILDTAVYPREAEPLKELRKATASHPTAFIGSSPDAGQLMAMLIKLVHAKKTIEVGVFTGYSLLLTALAIPDDGHITAIDINRETFEIGFPIMQKAGVAHKINFIESQALPVLDKLLEDKENEGRFDFAFVDADKENYLGYHERLMKLVKVGGIIIYDDTLWGGAVASPESSVPEPKRRGRNSLIEFNKVVSGDQRVDISLAPVGDGIMICRRLC; encoded by the exons ATGTCTACAGCTccgaagaagaaggaaatggAAAGCACAATCGAGGGGGCAGCCATGCCCAACGCAGTAATATTGCAGAGTGAGGGATTACATGAG TATATATTGGACACAGCAGTATATCCACGCGAAGCCGAGCCTCTCAAAGAGCTGAGGAAGGCCACTGCAAGTCACCCAAC GGCTTTCATTGGGTCATCACCAGATGCGGGACAGCTGATGGCAATGCTAATTAAGCTTGTGCATGCGAAAAAGACGATTGAGGTTGGCGTTTTCACAGGATACTCCCTTCTCCTCACCGCCCTTGCCATTCCTGATGACGGCCAT ATCACTGCGATAGATATCAATAGAGAAACATTTGAGATTGGGTTTCCTATCATGCAAAAAGCCGGTGTTGCTCACAAGATCAACTTCATTGAATCACAAGCTCTGCCTGTTCTTGACAAGCTCCTGGAAGAT AAAGAGAATGAGGGCCGTTTCGACTTTGCGTTCGTGGATGCCGATAAAGAAAATTACCTGGGCTATCATGAAAGACTGATGAAGCTTGTGAAGGTCGGAGGCATTATCATATATGATGACACATTGTGGGGAGGCGCTGTAGCTTCGCCCGAGAGCTCAGTACCCGAGCCCAAGCGGAGGGGAAGGAACTCCTTGATTGAGTTCAATAAGGTGGTATCTGGAGACCAGCGCGTCGATATCTCCCTAGCACCTGTTGGTGATGGAATCATGATCTGCCGCCGATTATGCTGA